A genomic segment from Streptomyces sp. NBC_00654 encodes:
- a CDS encoding ABC transporter ATP-binding protein, with product MPPKLRARGLARSFGRGTGLLPALGPVDIEIAPGEFTCLVGPSGCGKSTLLRIAAGLLRPSAGELEIRTASPRPAAMIFQDYGIYDWKTVLANVRFGLDIQRVPRKEADARARDWLARMGLSEFAGAYPAALSGGMRQRVAIARALAVEPEMLLMDEPFAALDAQLRTILQDELLELTQNTRTTVLFITHSLEEAILLGDRVLVMSARPGRIIAEHRPPFGRPRTGDIRATTEFAALKADLWDVLRGEVRREAVPA from the coding sequence GTGCCGCCCAAGCTCCGCGCCCGCGGGCTCGCCCGCTCCTTCGGACGGGGCACCGGACTGCTGCCCGCCCTCGGACCGGTCGACATCGAGATCGCGCCGGGCGAGTTCACCTGCCTCGTCGGCCCGTCCGGCTGCGGCAAATCCACCCTGCTGCGGATAGCCGCCGGGCTGCTGCGCCCGAGCGCGGGCGAACTGGAGATCCGTACGGCTTCGCCCCGGCCGGCGGCGATGATCTTCCAGGACTACGGGATCTACGACTGGAAGACGGTCCTCGCCAACGTCCGTTTCGGCCTCGACATCCAGCGCGTACCCCGCAAGGAGGCCGATGCCAGAGCCCGGGACTGGCTGGCCCGGATGGGCCTTTCCGAGTTCGCCGGCGCGTACCCCGCGGCGCTCTCCGGCGGGATGCGGCAGCGGGTGGCCATCGCGCGGGCGCTCGCCGTGGAGCCCGAGATGCTGCTGATGGACGAGCCCTTCGCCGCGCTCGACGCCCAGTTGCGCACGATCCTCCAGGACGAGCTGCTGGAGCTCACCCAGAACACGCGCACCACCGTGCTCTTCATCACCCACAGCCTCGAAGAAGCCATCCTGCTCGGCGACCGGGTGCTGGTGATGTCCGCCAGGCCGGGCCGGATCATCGCCGAGCACCGCCCGCCGTTCGGCCGCCCGCGCACCGGGGACATCCGGGCGACCACCGAATTCGCCGCGCTGAAGGCCGACCTGTGGGACGTGCTGCGCGGCGAGGTGCGCAGGGAGGCGGTCCCGGCATGA
- a CDS encoding Fur family transcriptional regulator, which produces MSDLLERLRGRGWRMTAQRRVVAEVLDGDHVHLTADEVHARAVDRLPEISRATVYNTLGEMVSLGEVMEVSTDRRAKRYDPNAHRPHHHLVCARCGTIRDVHPSGNPLAELPADERFGFTVSGVEVTYRGICPSCAAAA; this is translated from the coding sequence ATGAGTGACCTGCTGGAACGACTCCGAGGACGCGGCTGGCGCATGACGGCGCAGCGGCGTGTCGTGGCCGAGGTCCTCGACGGGGACCACGTGCACCTGACGGCGGACGAGGTGCACGCGAGGGCCGTCGACCGGCTTCCCGAGATCTCCCGGGCGACCGTGTACAACACCCTGGGCGAGATGGTGTCCCTGGGCGAGGTCATGGAGGTCTCCACCGACCGCCGGGCCAAGCGCTACGACCCGAACGCCCACCGCCCCCACCACCACCTGGTCTGCGCGCGGTGCGGCACCATCCGGGACGTGCACCCCTCGGGCAACCCGCTGGCGGAGCTGCCGGCCGACGAGCGGTTCGGCTTCACGGTCTCCGGCGTCGAGGTGACGTACCGCGGCATCTGCCCGAGCTGCGCCGCCGCGGCCTGA